gagagagaaagttgatTGAGGTGGTTGCAGGAAGTTTAATGGCggttttaagagagagaaaacaacgAAGTAGAAGAGTgggcagaggagagagaaaattttttGCGTGCTGAGAATTTGAAAGGTTTTCGAAatgattttcctcttttttttttgtatttataggCGATTCTTGCGCGAAATTTATTCCCATCACGTGCCACAATATTTGCTTACCCGCGCGTGGGTTCCACGCGCCTAACAATGGCAGGGGGTACAGCCAAGTTGGTTGTACCTGGGTATTTTACCCAAACGACGCTGCGCGTCGTTTTGGGCAGGGGGTACAGCCATCTTGGCTGTACCTGGGTATAGCAATTAGGGATATTACCCTGCATATATCTAATTTTggtatttattaatttgaagcacttagttccattagaaaataaattagaCGAATTGTgagatgatctaattgaaaaatcacttggcatgataaatgacgtaatgcacatgtgtagttgatgaatttaattaatcttTTCACTTTAATGGACTACATgcattttggtcaaatattgagctgaGAAGAATgtcgaattttaattattcaaagtagcaaTCGGGACATTgtccgggccacacactagtttaaaGACTATAACGTGTATAAGTGATTACTCTAACAAGCTAATAAGTGCTGATTTGATGATGAACATAACCaattcaaatttttttaaaaaagcttCACAAAGCCATATATAACAAGACTATAAGATTATCCGCCGGATTAGATGATGCCATATCTTATCATGCTTTTAAAAAACCATGTGACCCGAGTTCAACCCAACACTTCGTGTTGGTGTCGGGCCGTTCTTTTTATCAACCCGACCAAATGCCCATctttagtactccctccattcctaaatgatcttcctaTTTGATGTTTGGggtagaaaataagaaaatggaatcttgtaatgattgggggtaagagtaatgattgagtgtaagagaaaataataaataaataaaggagagaaaagatatttttattaaagtaataaaaaatcataaaagtggggttgggtggatgaatggggaaatgtgaatgaattaaataagggatggtggagaaatttatgctaaaatgtcatgtccaaaaataggaacaagaaaatcaaatagaaacgacatttatagaaacaggaagataaaaaaaaaaatggaaggaGTAATCACTATTAGTAGTCTAGAACCATACTAGTATTCCTATTTTTACTCCTACCAAAAGGGTTGGGCTATTCGGACCTATTCTATAGAAAGCAACCAAATGTAATTTTACTAATTCCATCACCACTAATTTCCACCAATTACTATCGATTTTCGCATCACCAACCCCTCAAAATATACACGTagaattcaaattaaaaaaaaaaatcgtgacCGTCAAAAGCCTCCCCTTGAAACCCTATTTATACCCCCACCCCTCACTCCATTTTTCCTCGCAACACCCTCTCCTTCTACTCCTCTTTCTTCCTTCTACTTCCCTCTTCAAGGTCGGTTTTCTCACTCCTCAGCAACAATGGCGACTTCATTGTCAGTCGAGAAGACCACCTCTGGCCGGGAGTACAAGGTCAAGGACATGTCCCAGGCTGATTTCGGTAGGCTTGAAATTGAGCTTGCTGAGGTTGAAATGCCTGGACTCATGTCTTGCCGTACTGAATTTGGCCCTTCTCAGCCATTTAAAGGTGCTAAGATCACTGGATCTCTTCACATGACTATTCAAACTGCTGTTCTTATTGAGACTCTTACTGCTCTTGGTGCTGAAGTTCGTTGGTGTTCTTGCAACATCTTCTCTACCCAGGTTTCATTCATTTCTGATCTTACCCTCGATTTCATAATTTCAGATCTTAAATGGGGTTTACCGTTTTTGTTGATTAGATCTTGTGATAATTTTGAATAATGATTTGAGAAATGGGGGGTTTTAAGATCTCAGATCTCGTGATGTTTGTCGGGTTGGTATTTATTGATTATTTATGATGGCTCTGATTATTTAAATGCCGTGGTTTTAATTAATGATAAAATGGATGATTAAATTGTTGTAAATACTCAAATGATTTAATCGAGTTGCTGGGATTTATAtgattttcattttgaaatGTGTAGAGTTAAGATCAATTCGCATATTTCCTGATCTCTGTGTTTTTTTTTCTCCCAGAGATTTGCGTAAAGTTGTTGATTGTTCACTAAAATTTTAAGTTTAAGATTAGTATAATAATTGATTATATCTGTTGGATCTCAGCATTTTGGCGTGTAATTCTGCTAGAAGTTGCACATTTCCAATACTAAGAATCATGTTTTCCAGATTATGAAGTTTATAATTtaaaaatcatgttttccaGATTATGaagtttataatttaaaatatgaGCATAAGATTCGGATCTTTCCATGATTTTTGGGCTAACAGTTAGACTGATTCAGTGATTCAGATGCGTTATTATTGGATCTATATTCATGATTATAAAACAAAAATGGTGATTAACTAATTGAGTTTTTATAATCACTTAATTATATAGGACCATGCTGCCGCTGCTATTGCTAGGGACAGTGCCGCAGTTTTCGCCTGGAAGGGGGAGACCCTCCAAGAGTACTGGTGGTGCACAGAGAGGGCCCTTGACTGGGGTGCCGCTGGTGGCCCCGACCTTATCGTCGATGACGGTGGTGATGCTACGTTGTTGATCCACGAGGGAGTGAAGGCCGAGTTGGAGTTTGAGAAGAATGGCACCATCCCTGACCCAGCTTCCACTGACAACGTCGAATTCCAGCTTGTATTGGGTCTGATCAAGGAAAGCTTGAAGGTTGACCCCAAGAGGTACCACAAGATGAAGGAAAGATTGGTCGGTGTTTCTGAGGAGACCACCACCGGAGTTAAGAGGCTTTACCAGATGCAATTGAACGGCACCTTGTTGTTCCCTGCCATCAATGTTAACGACTCTGTCACCAAGagcaaggtataattctaactCCCATACATGAATTTTTCGAAAATGGGTACCTTTTTTATTTAAGATGATGAACTTAGACATTAAACTACATGGTTGGCTGGATGCAAATTTGATTTTAAAACATCatatgtttttcttttggtgGGTTTACAACTGTTCTCAAGTATTTGCTTCTACAAGTTTGAGTTTGACAACAACTTTCGGTAAAATTCTTGATCTTAAACTTGGCACTTTTAGATGTGAAGTAGTACTTAGagattgtttttgttgttgcttGGTAAGAGTTTTGGAGGAAGTTGTTGTTATGCTTCTAGTTTAGTGTGACAGTTGACACTCATTAGATTTATATTCTGACCTCATTAGTTTAGTGGaaattgtttttgttgttgcttGGTAAGTCTATGGATATGATTTGGATTTAAGATGATGAACAATGGAACCTTGTGATATTTGAAATGGGTGTGCTTACAACAACTTGTTTGATGTTTGTTAACAGTTCGACAACTTGTACGGATGCCGTCACTCCCTTCCCGATGGTTTGATGAGAGCCACTGATGTCATGATTGCCGGAAAGGTTGGTGTTGTCTGTGGATACGGAGATGTTGGAAAGGGTTGTGCTCTTGCCTTGAAGGCTGCTGGTGCTCGTGTGATCGTGACCGAGATTGATCCCATCTGTGCTCTACAAGCTCTTATGGAGGGTTTCCAAATCTTGCCGTTGTCCGATGTGGTATCTGAAGCTGACATCTTTGTGACCACCACCGGTAACAAGGACATCATCATGGTTGATGAcatgaggaagatgaagaacaATGCCATTGTTTGCAACATTGGTCACTTTGACAATGAAATTGACATGGCAGGAATTGAGAACTACCCAGGTATCAAGAGGATCACCATCAAGCCACAAACTGACAGATTCGTCTTCCCCGAGACCAAAACTGGTGTTATCATCTTGGCCGAGGGCCGTTTGATGAACTTGGGTTGTGCTACTGGTCACCCCAGTTTTGTCATGTCCTGCTCATTCACCAACCAAGTTATTGCTCAGCTTGAGTTGTGGAATGAGAAGGATTCAGGTAAATACAAGAAGGAGGTGTACGTGTTGCCAAAGCACCTTGATGAGAAGGTTGCTGCCCTTCATCTTAACAAGCTTGGTGCTAAGCTGACTAAGCTTACAAAGGACCAGGCTGACTACATCAGCGTGCCCGTCGAGGGTCCATACAAGCCAGCTCACTACAGGTATTGAGCAAGGAATTGGAGATTGGCTTATGGGATCTCTTCCCAGAAGGGGCTGTGTTTTTTAGGATGTTAGTTACTTccggaagaagaaaaaaaaagcattCATCAGTTTCTGGTCTCTGAAAGAAAACATTTATGTATAATTTAGCGTTCAAATTAGACAAGAAAAGAATGCTTGGAAGAGTGGTTATAATAGACCAAACTATGTCATTCATTTTGTGTTAGATGGTTGCTGGGTTCGAAACTCAGCGAAAGAAATTGTTTTGTTTACGTTTTCATAAGAACTTAAGAAGTTTGCAGAGACTTTATCGGGCTTGTTTTCACTGCATTGCTATTTGCTACCCCTCAAGTCTTACTTTCAATCTGGGCCCTTCCCTTAGGTATCCAGGAGGCATCTTCTTATAGACTGTTTCCTGCAAATCACCCTGAAGAAGCATTTTTAACATCCATCTGATGTACTATCCATCCTTCAATTGATGCTACGACTATTAGAGATCTAACAATGGTTATCTTACTATCCATCCTTCAATTGATGCTACGACTATTAGAGATCTAACAGTGGTTATCTTAGCTACTAGAGCAAATGTTTGGTCATAATCAATTCGATGTTTTTGATTATTTCCTAAAACTGCAAGTCTGGACTTAGGGTTCCATTTTGCATGATTCTTGGTTCTGTACAAGCATTTACAGCCAATTGTTGTTTTCTCTTTAGGAAGATCAGTGATCTCCCATGTCTTGTTGATTTCAAGAGCATCCAACTCTTCAGTCATAGCATCAACCCATTATGAGTGCTTGATAGCCTCTTTAAACAATTCTGACTGGAGTGATATTTCTAGTACTGAATTCCTGACCACTTACATCAGGAGCGTTATCTTCAGTGTCAACCCATCTGCTATGAGGTGATACAGAGCTTTGTATGTTAGAATCAATAACCAGTTTAGGAGTATTAGGGTTTAAGATCCTATATAGCTTCATAAAATTTCACATCTCTACTTACAAATGTTACGTTGTTAGTGAGATTGTACACTTTATAACCCTTTTGTGTTTGAGGATAGCCAATAAATAAAGACAGTACCTCATATGGACTCTTGTTTTCCGTGAGTGGAATAGGTAGCCTGTTTGTGATATAGACTGCTGGTAGGACACAATAACCCCAAAAACTAAGAGATAGCCCCGCCTGAAATCTGAGTGCTCTACTCATTTTCTGGTAGTTCAAACTGAGCTCTGCAATACTCATGGCATTCAAACTGTAGCATCATTCAACACTTATTTATCAAGTAGTAAAGTCCATTAGTATGCAGCTCAGTTTATCAATTTCTGCCTGATTCAAGATGACCAGGCTTATTGATCACATGCTGTACATGTATTTTGCTAAACATAGCAAGCGAATCAAGTTCTTCTTTCACAGTTGTTGAGCACTTGTCTGTGTGATTCCTCTTGTTGAATGATGCTACATGTCATCTCCACAGAAGGCAGAGGGTTCATCATGAGCCATTTGACGTCTTTGAGGTCCATATGCCTCGAATCTGAAAAAGCTTCTGTTTTTCTTGATGCATATTCAAAGCAGTCACAAATGCATTGATTTGACGCTTGAGTTGGGAATTGAGTGTTGATTATGTAGCAATGTTGGTGACAGATTCTCAAAATATACAGGAAGTCTTACTCTTGTAAGTTCTCCAATAAGGTGAAAGATTGAGTTGAGCTTCAACTGGAATGTTTAAGGTGAAGCTCATGTCGGATATTACCACTTAAGCTTGGACTTCCCTCCATTAAAGTTAGGTTAGTGTTGTAGGTTGTAGACCATTTTCTGTGGTGAAAAAAGCTTATAAAAGCAAGGTGCTACACTATGCTTCTTGCTTATGACTTTGATGTTTTTCTTTGCATTGTTCACTAATAttgtttgatttgaattatGAACGTAGCAAGAAGCCAATTAAGGAAGTTGAACTGTGTAGGGCatgaaaatcaaaaccaaaTCTAATATCATCAAAACAAAATAATATTTCTGGAAAATATTCAGCTCACTGTGTTTGCTGTCAAGGGATCACTTACATATTTAGTGTTTAAACCAAATACAATTTCCCATATGCAAATACAACATCCCTATTCATATTAAgtgttcggcggtagcgtttgaggtagcgggtatcGTTTTGACCTATTCAAGAcgttacttgtaaaatttgtaagtgtttggcaTGGTAGCGGTTTaggtagcttttgtcaaacgttaaaattagtatcgtttaaggtagcgggtagtGTTTGACAAACTTATACTCCgtagtaaagttttaaataatatttcagcttttattttattttacaatatcAACCGCTATCCAgtgctacccgctactcaagcGCTACTTTTGCCGAACACTGCCATAGTTATAGTTATAACCGGTGTCTTGCGCGGAGGTGGTTTTTTTAGTGTCACCTAAGATACCTGTTATAACCTATAACTCTGggctatatttttctttttcattttttttaatcctTGCACCCACGTGGCTTCGCCACAGACTCCGTAGATGACTATAGGGATAAGGATGCGTTTATCTAAACCGACCTATAATCAactaactagtgtgtggcccgggcgatgccccggttgctactttgaataattaaaattcgagAATCTTTTTCAACTCAATACTTGATCAAAATGCATTTAGTccataaaagtgaaaagattTATTGAGTTTATCAATTACACATGTACGTTACGTCATTTATCTTGCCAAATAATTTTTCAGTTAGATCATCTTataatttgtttaatttattttctaatggAACTACGTGATTCAAATTAATAAGATATATGCATGGCATTTctgtagttgatgcttatgagacatATGATATATATATCATGTTTAATTCATTGTTCTCCTAAtattttaattgctattttttaTTCCAATATAttccataaaaattaaaaggtaACATAAGATTTAGTTGTTTttgacttcatgttaacatgcgTTTATAAATTAATCTGCAtggataaacaacaattagtggttggttaaAATGGTAGTGAGAGTTATTCTCCAAACGTGAGGTCTTGTGTTCAAAccttattgtattgatttttggttgtcaataatactataaataaaaatatagtgatatattaaaatttcaatcaattataAACAAAATTAGTTAAACATGCAATGCcaaacattaaaataaaaaaatatgatcCAATGAGTTCGGGATTGAACCCGACGTGAATCGAACACGCAACCTTCTGATCTGGAGTCAGACGCGCTACCATTGCGCCACGGATCCTCATTTGTTAACTCCTTTGTCCAAAACTAATTAACACCAATATAGAAAGTGGATATTACAATATAATCTTAAATCCAAAACAAACCAATAAAAAGATGCCAAGTCAGctaataaaatcaaaatttccaCCCACAAAAAGTTCTGATTGGTCTGTCAGTTCTGTGGACAACATCACTTGATCATTCTTTTACATGATCATATAACAAAAATACACCATATAGTTTCTGaaatccaaaaaaataaatccgtaAAAAAATGGCAGCAGCAACAGCATCTTTGAGCAGCACTTTACTAGCACCCTGCAGCTCAAAGCAGCCGCAGCCGCAACAGCAACATCAGCATCAGCAGCTCAAATGCAAGTCCTTTTCCGGCCTCCGCCCACTGAAGCTAAACatcagcagcaacaacagcagcagcagtcTATCGATGTCTTCTGCAAGAAGATCAATGACTTGCCGTGCAGAGTTGAGCCCATCATTGGTGATAAGTCTGAGTACAGGGCTATCCCTTTTCTTAGGAAGGTTTGTGTTCTTCAATTTCCAGAGGGAGAATATGGCCAAACAGGTGCCTGAACAAAATGGTATGTCTCATTTTGAGGCGGGCGATACTCGTGCTAAGGAGTATGTGAGCCTTCTTAAGTCTAATGATCCTGTTGGGTTTAACATTGTTGATGTTCTTGCTTGGGGTTCTATTGGTCATATTGTTGCTTATTATATCTTGGCTACTGCTAGCAATGGTTATGACCCTAGCTTCTTTTAAATTATCATATTTcggattttagtttcttttttaattgttatattattattattattattattattatgttgaGTTGTTGTGTAATTAACAGATTCTGCTCAAATATTATTGCATTCACTTCTGTATTACTTGCTTTTAATGCTACTTGCCTACATGTAAGCCTTAGCGCGATGATCTCTGTTATGttctccctccgtcccttaaaaGATTGCTATATGTAAGCCTATCAAATCAGGTTTGAGTTTGGGGGATCGGGTTGGCTccattctcttcaccttattcttattgcttattagaCCAGACCAAATCGGACCTGACCAGactagaaaagaaaaaaacacaCTCACATATATAGTCACAAGAAACAAGCAGACCAAGCCAATACATAGACTAGATAAATCTGACCAGAACAAActaggtgaagagaacaagacCATAGTTGTTTATCATTATAAAATGAACGATACTGAAATTTTCGAGTTAGGTTTGATTCCAATTATGTAAGATCGAGTCTAGTTTAAACAGTACAAATTCCGCAACGGGTTATTTTAATGAGAAATTTGAGTTGTTGATCCAGAATCCGACAACCAGACGTGTAACTTGTAGGAGGCTAGTGGTATGCCGTAATAAGATGCACAAAGTTAACTGacatattaagcatataaaAACTATGTACGTACATCTTTTGAGGTGGGATCATTACGTTATAgtattagtatatgattaatcTAATTAAATCTTGTTTAAGGAATGGAAATCTAGGTGCCCAGAAAAAGGCGAAAGAATTGCCAGATCTTGTTGGAAATAATGCAAAGAAAGAGTATTACCATATTGTGAAAATGTCCCACATTGGTAGAAATGAAAAGGAGGCTTTTCAAGTGGAGTATTTAAAGAAAATGACTTtgtcccacatggaaagaaaACAAGCTTTTCCCTTTGTTTAAATATAGGGAAGTAATGTTTATACTTTGAAGTACTTCCCCAAGTGTTGTGGGCTAGAAGGGGGAATCCCCACGCGCGGCGCCGCCGCCCGTCCGGCCGGTTCGTGTTCGTGGCACGTGCGCGGTGTGGTGGGGCCTCCTTTATGGGCCAAGTCGTAGCTGACGGTCCAGTCTTTATGAGGCCGGTCAGTTACGTAGCTCACTCCACAATCGTAACGGTCCATGTTTCCC
This sequence is a window from Spinacia oleracea cultivar Varoflay chromosome 1, BTI_SOV_V1, whole genome shotgun sequence. Protein-coding genes within it:
- the LOC110775996 gene encoding photosystem I reaction center subunit V, chloroplastic translates to MAAATASLSSTLLAPCSSKQPQPQQQHQHQQLKCKSFSGLRPLKLNISSNNSSSSLSMSSARRSMTCRAELSPSLVISLSTGLSLFLGRFVFFNFQRENMAKQVPEQNGMSHFEAGDTRAKEYVSLLKSNDPVGFNIVDVLAWGSIGHIVAYYILATASNGYDPSFF
- the LOC110775995 gene encoding adenosylhomocysteinase gives rise to the protein MATSLSVEKTTSGREYKVKDMSQADFGRLEIELAEVEMPGLMSCRTEFGPSQPFKGAKITGSLHMTIQTAVLIETLTALGAEVRWCSCNIFSTQDHAAAAIARDSAAVFAWKGETLQEYWWCTERALDWGAAGGPDLIVDDGGDATLLIHEGVKAELEFEKNGTIPDPASTDNVEFQLVLGLIKESLKVDPKRYHKMKERLVGVSEETTTGVKRLYQMQLNGTLLFPAINVNDSVTKSKFDNLYGCRHSLPDGLMRATDVMIAGKVGVVCGYGDVGKGCALALKAAGARVIVTEIDPICALQALMEGFQILPLSDVVSEADIFVTTTGNKDIIMVDDMRKMKNNAIVCNIGHFDNEIDMAGIENYPGIKRITIKPQTDRFVFPETKTGVIILAEGRLMNLGCATGHPSFVMSCSFTNQVIAQLELWNEKDSGKYKKEVYVLPKHLDEKVAALHLNKLGAKLTKLTKDQADYISVPVEGPYKPAHYRY